The Scyliorhinus torazame isolate Kashiwa2021f chromosome 7, sScyTor2.1, whole genome shotgun sequence genome has a window encoding:
- the LOC140426346 gene encoding uncharacterized protein, translated as MYESAVEILQKGFVKPINEVHARHLLSTFRQRFGETLDEYLEKLTTLARNCDHKEVTAEVHMNLHIRDAFVSGIRSMYIRQRLLEDGAKDLQGTVTLVSSLEAAHHNLRTYSADLANPSRSPPDLATLQACAARQPAHIGGPQCYFCGQGQHSCQRCPARSAICNECGKKGHFAKVCLAGPKGQKQKSHRAQKSNSRDHRPRNMAAQRPETPTSDASSASCESWGRPSWRRPSSKPKTCDRRRQPFCESNSTEDSDCPQLGAMTLDQSRPKHLRNSMMQIREHGEFYPSRHGSPPLGSRFHVD; from the exons atgtACGAatcggcggtcgaaatcctacagaagggcttcgtaaagccgataaacgaggtacacgccagacatttgctctcgaccttccGCCAGCGCttcggggaaacgctagatgaatacttggagaaactcaccacgctcgccaggaactgcgaccacaaagaggtgacggcagaagtccacatgaacttacatattcgtgatgctttcgtgtccggtatccgatccatgtacatccggcagcggctcctagaagacggagcgaaggacctccaaggcacggtaacgctcgtctcttccctggaagcggcccaccataatctccgcacgtactccgcggaccttgcgaacccctctcgatcccctccagacttggccacgcttcaggcctgcgccgcgcggcaacccgctcacatcgggggcccccaatgctatttctgtgggcaaggccagcactcatgccagcgttgcccggcccgctccgctatctgcaacgaatgcggaaagaaggggcacttcgcaaaggtctgcttggctgggcccaaaggccagaaacaaaagtctcatcgggcccagaaatcgaattcccgggaccacaggccccgcaacatgGCCGCGCAGCGGCCAGAgacgcctacttccgacgcgtcatcggcctcgtgcgagtcttggggccggccatcttggcggcggccatcttcaaaacccaaaacgtgcgaccgacggagGCAGCCATTTTGCGAGTCCAATTCAacagaggactctgactgcccgcaactaggagcgatgacgctcgatcaatctcggccgaagcacctgcgaaactcaatgatgcagatccgggagcatggagagttttatccatccagacacg gaagtccacctctggggtctcgcttccacgttgactga